A part of Desulfomicrobium baculatum DSM 4028 genomic DNA contains:
- a CDS encoding MFS transporter, translating to MNSPQNRPMYLFLIALAVLSALGFQGWRTLFNNYAVEVAQVTGQQMGMIQGLREVPGFLALLVVYLLVFVREHRLAVLSLMVMGLGVMLTGMMPSYGGLVLATLVMSFGFHYYETLSQSLTLQYFSVTQSPVVMGRLRAAGSMANIAIGLVFLVAVNHAGYQTLYMLLGIFIMAAASLFLLAKPTRTDLPLQRKNMVLRRRYWLFYVLTFLSGSRRQIFVAFAVFLMVSKFGYTITEITLLFMLNNAVNSFLSPMIGRAVNRFGERKVLSLEYTALFFVFLGYAVTDSKLMVAVLYILDHIFYNFAMAIRSFFQKIADPRDIAPSMAVGFTINHIAAVVIPITGGLLWMVDYRIPFVGGAVLSLVSLAFVQCIRTEKA from the coding sequence ATGAACTCTCCACAAAACAGGCCCATGTACCTGTTCCTCATCGCCTTGGCCGTATTGAGCGCCCTGGGGTTCCAGGGTTGGCGCACGCTTTTCAATAACTACGCGGTGGAGGTGGCGCAGGTCACGGGTCAGCAGATGGGGATGATTCAGGGGCTACGCGAGGTGCCGGGATTTCTGGCTCTGCTGGTCGTCTACCTTCTGGTCTTCGTGCGCGAGCACCGTCTGGCCGTGCTATCGCTCATGGTCATGGGGCTGGGCGTGATGCTGACGGGCATGATGCCAAGCTACGGCGGCCTGGTCCTGGCCACCCTGGTCATGTCCTTCGGGTTCCACTACTATGAGACTTTAAGCCAATCCCTGACCCTGCAGTACTTCAGCGTCACCCAGAGCCCGGTGGTAATGGGCCGCCTGCGCGCGGCGGGTTCCATGGCCAATATCGCCATCGGCCTCGTCTTTCTGGTGGCCGTGAACCATGCCGGCTACCAGACCCTGTACATGCTGCTCGGCATCTTCATCATGGCCGCGGCCAGCCTCTTCCTGCTGGCCAAACCGACACGCACGGACCTGCCGCTGCAACGCAAGAACATGGTCCTGCGCCGCCGCTACTGGCTCTTTTACGTGCTGACCTTTTTGTCCGGCTCCCGGCGGCAGATTTTCGTGGCCTTCGCCGTGTTCCTGATGGTCTCGAAATTTGGATACACAATCACCGAGATCACGCTGCTGTTCATGCTCAACAACGCCGTGAACTCCTTCCTGAGCCCCATGATCGGCCGGGCTGTGAACCGCTTCGGAGAACGCAAGGTGCTGTCTCTGGAGTACACGGCCCTGTTCTTCGTCTTTCTCGGCTACGCCGTGACCGACAGCAAGCTCATGGTGGCCGTTCTCTATATCCTGGACCACATCTTCTACAATTTCGCCATGGCCATCCGCTCCTTTTTCCAGAAGATCGCCGACCCGCGCGACATCGCGCCGAGCATGGCCGTGGGTTTCACCATCAACCACATCGCGGCCGTGGTCATCCCCATCACGGGTGGCCTGCTCTGGATGGTGGACTACCGCATCCCCTTCGTGGGCGGCGCGGTGCTGAGCCTCGTGTCCCTGGCCTTCGTGCAGTGCATCCGTACCGAGAAGGCGTGA
- a CDS encoding GrlR family regulatory protein, with protein sequence MMQDGIYWLRFVAYDRTEEGVAVFRHGLVNGGGPGYVWQGRLAAVDGAVRGNLLVRKWNPQAPPDLGMFKTANLDIDGSLDASARSFEMVGHAHGHHVVRLRISGHWLGELADDGNI encoded by the coding sequence ATGATGCAGGACGGGATCTATTGGCTGCGCTTCGTGGCGTACGACAGGACTGAAGAAGGCGTCGCGGTGTTCAGGCACGGATTGGTCAACGGCGGCGGGCCCGGCTATGTCTGGCAAGGCCGTCTGGCCGCGGTGGATGGGGCGGTGCGCGGCAATCTGCTCGTGCGCAAATGGAATCCGCAGGCACCCCCGGATCTTGGCATGTTCAAGACGGCAAATCTGGACATTGACGGCAGCCTCGATGCGTCAGCCCGCTCTTTTGAAATGGTGGGGCATGCGCACGGGCACCACGTGGTGCGTCTGCGCATCAGTGGGCATTGGCTCGGGGAATTGGCGGACGACGGCAACATCTGA
- a CDS encoding sigma-54-dependent transcriptional regulator, whose amino-acid sequence MKPSKITILIVDDDSGHRGMLRTLLADWGFVPHEIESGEAAVSLCRERAFDLILMDVRMAGISGIEALKEIKAYNPAIPILIMTAYSNVETAVEAIKAGAYDYLTKPLDFDDLRLTLDRALDHAALRDENKALRQTLSASFDSGGIIGQSPAMHRLMDMLATIAPSEATIMVTGESGTGKELIARAVHANSPRRKGPYVAVNCAALTETLLESELFGHEKGAFTGADRRREGRFLAADKGTIFLDEIGEMPLSMQVKLLRVIQEREIQRVGGDQTIKVDVRIVAATNRDLLAEVEAGRFRQDLYYRLNVVALALPPLREREEDIPLLASHFLTGFAVKNGKRIKGFTPEAMDRLLKHQWPGNVRELENAVERAVVLARGEYVSERELPPALSGGAGEGRPEGGFANLTLEELERLAILDALEAAGGNKSEAARRLGITRKTMHAKLAKYGE is encoded by the coding sequence ATGAAACCATCCAAAATTACCATCCTCATCGTTGACGATGACTCCGGTCACCGGGGCATGCTGCGCACTCTGTTGGCCGATTGGGGCTTCGTCCCGCATGAGATCGAGAGTGGAGAGGCGGCCGTGTCCCTGTGCCGGGAGCGGGCCTTCGACCTCATCCTCATGGACGTGCGCATGGCCGGGATTTCCGGCATCGAAGCACTCAAGGAGATCAAGGCCTACAATCCGGCCATCCCCATCCTGATCATGACCGCTTATTCCAATGTGGAAACAGCGGTGGAGGCCATCAAGGCCGGGGCCTACGACTACCTGACCAAACCCCTGGACTTCGACGACCTGCGCCTGACCCTGGATCGGGCCCTGGACCATGCGGCCCTGCGCGACGAAAACAAGGCCCTGCGCCAGACCCTGTCCGCGTCCTTCGATTCCGGCGGGATCATCGGCCAGAGTCCGGCCATGCACCGGCTCATGGACATGCTGGCCACCATCGCCCCATCCGAGGCCACGATCATGGTCACTGGCGAGTCGGGCACGGGCAAGGAGCTCATCGCCAGGGCCGTCCACGCCAACAGCCCTCGCCGCAAGGGACCCTACGTCGCCGTGAACTGCGCGGCCCTGACCGAAACCCTGCTCGAATCCGAGCTCTTCGGCCACGAGAAGGGCGCCTTCACCGGAGCCGACCGGAGGCGGGAGGGGCGCTTTCTGGCGGCGGACAAGGGGACCATCTTTCTGGACGAGATCGGGGAGATGCCCCTGTCCATGCAGGTCAAGCTTTTGCGCGTCATTCAGGAGCGCGAAATTCAGCGCGTGGGCGGGGACCAGACCATCAAGGTCGATGTGCGCATCGTGGCCGCCACCAACCGCGACCTCCTGGCCGAGGTGGAGGCGGGGCGCTTTCGCCAGGATCTCTACTACCGCCTGAACGTGGTCGCCCTGGCCCTGCCCCCGCTGCGCGAACGGGAGGAGGATATTCCGCTCCTGGCCTCGCACTTTCTGACCGGGTTTGCCGTCAAGAACGGCAAGCGCATCAAGGGTTTTACCCCCGAGGCCATGGACCGCCTGCTCAAACATCAGTGGCCCGGCAACGTGCGGGAGCTGGAGAACGCCGTGGAGCGGGCCGTGGTCCTGGCCCGGGGCGAATACGTCAGCGAGCGCGAGCTGCCGCCCGCATTGTCCGGCGGCGCGGGGGAGGGCAGACCGGAGGGCGGATTCGCCAACCTGACCCTTGAGGAGTTGGAGCGCCTGGCCATCCTCGACGCATTGGAAGCGGCCGGCGGAAACAAGAGCGAGGCCGCCCGCCGCCTGGGCATCACCAGAAAGACCATGCACGCCAAATTGGCCAAGTACGGAGAGTGA
- a CDS encoding type II toxin-antitoxin system RelE/ParE family toxin has product MKAFPVVPRERAHRDIEEAIGHYLEEGAGGAALGFIDALERTFTQIGRHPESGSTRFAHELDLPGLRSWPLKRFPYLVFYVVREAHVDVWRILHTRRDVPNWLQDE; this is encoded by the coding sequence GTGAAGGCGTTTCCCGTCGTTCCTCGCGAGCGTGCCCATCGGGACATCGAGGAGGCCATCGGGCACTATCTGGAGGAAGGGGCAGGGGGAGCCGCCTTGGGCTTCATCGACGCCCTCGAACGGACCTTTACGCAGATCGGTCGGCACCCGGAAAGCGGCTCGACCCGTTTCGCGCACGAACTGGACCTGCCGGGCTTGCGTTCCTGGCCGCTGAAGCGCTTCCCGTATCTGGTCTTTTACGTCGTCCGGGAGGCCCATGTCGATGTGTGGCGCATCCTGCACACACGACGCGACGTTCCGAACTGGTTGCAGGACGAATAA
- a CDS encoding ABC transporter permease yields the protein MRLEPRESVALTWQLGAPFLAVIASMAICSGLILWAGASPLSAWGLLLKGALGSTFALTETLTRATPLIFTGLAAAVAFRAKLWNIGGEGQFYVGACMATWLGTGMITLPAWLMIPFLFLSGALAGGLFLLVPTWLKTQLKVDEVVTTLLLNFVVLLVVNWLVFGPWKDPMAMGWPQAAPVIDQAMLPVLVPKSSLHLGFILALACALTIWWMMRFTIWGFEIRAVGASMKASTFAGMPVQATIVRTALISGGLAAMAGVSELCGVKGYLTLDLSPGFGYSGIVVAMLAALHPLGVVLSATFIAVIYIGADSMSRAINISNYIADVTTAVSLLTVLLAMFLTRYRIRWK from the coding sequence ATGAGACTCGAACCCCGCGAATCCGTGGCCCTCACCTGGCAGCTCGGCGCACCGTTCCTGGCCGTCATCGCCTCCATGGCGATCTGCTCCGGACTCATCCTCTGGGCCGGGGCTTCGCCGCTTTCCGCCTGGGGGCTGCTCCTCAAAGGTGCTCTGGGCTCCACCTTCGCCCTGACCGAAACCCTGACCCGCGCCACCCCGCTCATCTTCACCGGCCTGGCCGCAGCCGTGGCCTTCCGGGCCAAGCTCTGGAACATCGGCGGCGAGGGCCAGTTCTACGTCGGGGCCTGCATGGCCACCTGGCTCGGCACGGGCATGATCACCCTGCCCGCATGGCTCATGATCCCCTTTCTCTTCCTGTCCGGCGCACTGGCAGGCGGACTCTTCCTGCTGGTCCCGACCTGGCTCAAGACGCAGCTCAAGGTCGACGAGGTGGTCACCACCCTGCTCCTCAACTTCGTGGTCCTCCTGGTCGTCAACTGGCTGGTCTTCGGCCCCTGGAAGGATCCCATGGCCATGGGCTGGCCTCAGGCCGCGCCCGTCATCGACCAGGCCATGCTGCCCGTGCTCGTGCCCAAGTCCAGCCTGCACCTGGGTTTCATCCTGGCCCTGGCCTGCGCCCTGACCATATGGTGGATGATGCGCTTCACAATCTGGGGCTTCGAAATCCGCGCAGTCGGCGCAAGCATGAAGGCCAGCACCTTTGCCGGCATGCCCGTCCAGGCCACCATCGTCCGCACCGCGCTCATAAGCGGCGGGCTGGCGGCCATGGCAGGCGTCAGCGAACTGTGCGGCGTGAAGGGCTACCTGACCCTCGATCTGTCCCCCGGCTTCGGCTATTCCGGCATCGTCGTGGCCATGCTCGCCGCCCTGCATCCACTCGGAGTGGTGCTCTCGGCCACGTTCATCGCGGTCATCTACATCGGGGCCGATTCCATGAGCCGCGCCATAAATATCTCCAATTACATCGCGGATGTGACCACGGCCGTGAGCCTGCTCACGGTGCTGCTGGCCATGTTCCTGACCCGCTACCGCATCCGCTGGAAATAA
- a CDS encoding ABC transporter permease, with amino-acid sequence MDILSLFLETGFWLAMVRMATPLIFGTMGELICERAGVLNLGIEGIMAAGCMSGWTWVFLGGTLWGGVLFAACVGAALGLLHAVFTVHLGLSQHVTGLGITMLGASLSSFVFRMVLPQVTTPPKIVPFAPLDIPVLSSLPFIGPVLFSQTALTLLAFILVGVTAYVLLRTPLGLALRMVGENPLAAEAQGLSVLGLRTGAVMVGSAFMAVGGAFLTLAAFDAFYIGMVNGRGWICIALVVFSSWKPGKALLGALLFAAFDAIQMRVQQQSISAIPYQFYLMLPYLCSILALITMSRKAAYPKALLVPFRKGER; translated from the coding sequence ATGGACATCCTCTCCCTCTTCCTCGAAACCGGATTCTGGCTGGCAATGGTGCGCATGGCCACCCCGCTCATCTTCGGCACCATGGGCGAACTGATCTGCGAACGGGCCGGGGTACTGAACCTCGGCATCGAAGGCATCATGGCCGCAGGCTGCATGTCCGGCTGGACCTGGGTCTTCCTCGGCGGCACCCTCTGGGGCGGCGTGCTCTTCGCCGCCTGCGTGGGCGCGGCCCTCGGGCTCCTGCACGCCGTCTTCACCGTGCACCTCGGCCTGTCCCAGCACGTCACGGGCCTCGGCATCACCATGCTCGGCGCAAGCCTCAGCTCCTTCGTCTTCCGCATGGTCCTGCCCCAGGTCACCACCCCGCCCAAGATCGTTCCCTTTGCGCCGCTCGACATCCCCGTGCTCTCCAGCCTGCCCTTCATCGGCCCGGTCCTCTTCAGCCAGACGGCGCTTACCCTCCTGGCCTTCATCCTCGTCGGCGTCACGGCCTACGTGCTGCTGCGCACCCCCCTGGGCCTCGCCCTGCGCATGGTCGGCGAAAACCCGCTGGCCGCCGAAGCACAGGGCCTCTCGGTCCTTGGCCTGCGCACCGGCGCGGTCATGGTCGGCTCCGCCTTCATGGCCGTGGGCGGCGCATTTTTAACACTCGCCGCCTTCGACGCTTTCTACATCGGCATGGTCAACGGACGCGGCTGGATCTGCATCGCCCTCGTCGTCTTCTCCTCCTGGAAACCCGGCAAGGCGCTCCTCGGCGCGCTCCTCTTCGCCGCCTTCGACGCCATCCAGATGCGCGTCCAACAGCAATCCATCTCCGCCATACCATATCAATTCTATCTCATGCTCCCCTACCTCTGCTCCATTCTCGCCCTCATCACCATGTCCAGAAAAGCAGCCTACCCCAAGGCCTTGCTGGTTCCCTTCCGCAAGGGTGAGAGGTAG
- a CDS encoding type II toxin-antitoxin system ParD family antitoxin, which yields MNISLPEPLKSFVDEQVASRGYGTSSEYVRELIRKDQDRQRLRALLLAGVSSPEREPADGAYFEALRGRVRRSNRR from the coding sequence ATGAACATTTCTCTCCCCGAGCCCCTCAAGAGTTTTGTGGATGAGCAGGTTGCGAGTCGTGGTTACGGCACGAGCAGCGAATACGTACGGGAATTGATCCGCAAAGATCAGGACCGTCAGCGTCTGCGCGCCCTGCTTCTTGCCGGAGTGTCATCTCCGGAGCGTGAACCGGCCGATGGCGCGTATTTCGAAGCGCTGCGTGGCCGGGTCCGGCGCTCAAACCGCAGGTGA
- a CDS encoding amidohydrolase family protein: MLDLLIINAALPGEEALVEIGCKDGRIVAVEPSIKAEAAQVIDAKGYLVTPPFVDSHFHMDATLSAGLPRRNETGTLLEGIRIWGELKPDLTPEAIKDRAMKLLRWSVAKGNLAIRTHVDTTDPSLMAVDVLLEVREEMKDFVDIQLVAFPQDGVLRAPRGVELLERALDKGVDVVGGIPHFERTMDQGRESVRVLCEIAAMRGLMVDMHCDESDDPLSRHVESLAFETQRLGLQGRVTGSHLTSMHSMDNYYVSKLLPLMAEAGLHCVCNPLVNMNLQGRHDTYPKRRGLMRVPELMNLGLNVSFGHDDIMDPWYPMGTHDMLEVAHMGAHALHMTGVDGLKKMFAAVTVNGAKTMGLESYGLEPGCNADMVILQAASEIEALRLHPARLWVIRRGKVISRTPEVVASVELGEGEELVDFT, translated from the coding sequence ATGCTGGATTTGCTTATCATCAACGCCGCCCTGCCTGGGGAGGAGGCGCTAGTCGAGATTGGCTGCAAGGATGGCCGGATTGTTGCGGTTGAACCGAGTATCAAGGCTGAGGCGGCTCAGGTCATTGACGCCAAGGGATATCTGGTGACTCCGCCTTTCGTGGACAGCCATTTCCATATGGACGCGACCTTGTCGGCGGGGCTGCCGCGCAGGAACGAGACGGGCACGCTGCTGGAGGGAATTCGGATTTGGGGCGAGCTCAAGCCCGACCTGACGCCGGAGGCTATCAAGGACCGGGCCATGAAGCTGCTGCGCTGGAGCGTGGCCAAGGGCAATCTGGCCATCCGCACCCATGTGGACACGACGGATCCGAGTCTCATGGCTGTGGATGTGCTGCTGGAAGTGCGCGAGGAGATGAAGGATTTCGTGGACATCCAGCTGGTGGCCTTTCCCCAGGACGGGGTGTTGCGCGCCCCGCGCGGGGTGGAACTGCTGGAGCGGGCTCTCGATAAGGGCGTGGACGTGGTCGGCGGCATCCCGCATTTCGAGCGGACCATGGATCAGGGCCGGGAGTCGGTGCGCGTGCTGTGCGAGATCGCGGCCATGCGCGGGCTCATGGTGGACATGCACTGCGACGAGTCCGACGACCCGCTTTCCCGGCACGTGGAGAGCCTGGCGTTTGAGACGCAAAGGCTGGGGCTACAGGGCCGGGTCACGGGCTCGCACCTGACCAGTATGCACTCCATGGACAATTATTACGTGTCGAAGCTGTTGCCGCTCATGGCCGAGGCGGGTTTGCACTGCGTGTGCAACCCGCTGGTGAACATGAACCTGCAAGGCCGCCACGACACGTACCCCAAGAGACGGGGGCTCATGCGCGTGCCGGAGCTGATGAACTTAGGGCTCAACGTGTCCTTCGGCCACGACGACATCATGGACCCCTGGTACCCCATGGGCACCCACGACATGCTCGAAGTGGCGCACATGGGAGCGCACGCCCTGCACATGACTGGCGTGGATGGTTTGAAGAAGATGTTTGCGGCCGTGACCGTGAACGGTGCCAAAACCATGGGACTGGAAAGTTACGGACTTGAGCCCGGCTGCAACGCGGACATGGTCATCCTGCAGGCCGCAAGCGAGATTGAAGCCCTGCGCCTGCACCCGGCACGCCTGTGGGTCATCCGTCGCGGCAAGGTCATCAGCCGGACCCCGGAAGTGGTGGCCAGCGTGGAGTTGGGAGAGGGCGAGGAGTTGGTGGATTTTACATAA
- the hcp gene encoding hydroxylamine reductase, which produces MFCNQCEQTAKGKGCDKIGVCGKTPEVAALQDLLTHSVKGLSLYAHAGRKVGVVDNEVNRFSCEAIFSTLTNVDFDPARFVAMIERCDALKERLKTKVKAAGGQVSFGSEPEPGFLTKVARVILGGGQPDFTKHPEISFTAAGTTQLVPMGEKVGFAPRPDVNADLESLRQILTYGLRGVAAYADHAAILGQESDEVYDFIHEAMAATLDQSLGLDELIGLCLGCGKANLKAMELLDAANTGSYGHPVPTEVPLGPKKGKAILVSGHDLKDLGMLLEQTAGKGINIYTHGEMLPCHGYPELKKHPHFHGHYGTAWQNQQKEFAEFPGAILMTTNCIQNPVESYKGNIFTTGLVGWPGVTHVSKDFSKVIEKALVMPGFAKDEDKGSVLTGFARNAVMNVAGTVIDAVKSGAIRHFFLVAGCDGAKPGRNYYTEFVEKVPQDCVVLTLACGKFRFFDKKLGDIGGIPRLLDIGQCNDAYSAIQIAVALAGAFNCGVNDLPLSMVLSWYEQKAVAILLTLLHLGIKGIRLGPSLPAFITPNVLQVLVDTFDIKPITTPDADLKAILG; this is translated from the coding sequence ATGTTTTGCAATCAGTGTGAACAGACTGCCAAGGGCAAAGGCTGCGACAAAATCGGCGTGTGCGGGAAGACTCCCGAAGTGGCGGCGCTGCAGGATCTTTTGACCCATTCCGTCAAGGGCCTGTCCCTTTACGCCCATGCCGGCCGCAAGGTGGGCGTGGTTGATAATGAAGTGAACCGCTTCTCCTGCGAAGCCATCTTCTCGACCCTGACCAATGTGGACTTCGATCCGGCCCGCTTCGTGGCCATGATCGAGCGCTGCGACGCCCTGAAGGAGCGTTTGAAGACGAAGGTCAAGGCCGCCGGCGGCCAGGTCTCCTTCGGAAGCGAACCCGAACCCGGCTTCCTGACCAAAGTGGCCCGCGTGATCCTGGGCGGCGGACAGCCCGATTTCACCAAGCACCCTGAAATTTCCTTCACCGCCGCGGGCACGACGCAGCTGGTGCCCATGGGCGAGAAGGTCGGCTTCGCGCCGAGGCCCGACGTCAACGCGGATCTCGAATCCCTGCGCCAGATCCTGACCTACGGCCTGCGCGGCGTGGCCGCTTATGCGGATCACGCGGCCATATTGGGCCAGGAGTCCGACGAGGTCTATGACTTCATCCATGAAGCCATGGCCGCCACCCTGGACCAGAGTCTGGGACTCGATGAGCTGATCGGGCTGTGTCTGGGCTGCGGCAAGGCCAACCTGAAGGCCATGGAACTCCTGGATGCCGCCAACACCGGCTCCTACGGCCACCCCGTCCCGACCGAAGTCCCGCTGGGACCCAAAAAGGGCAAGGCCATCCTGGTCTCCGGCCATGACCTGAAAGACCTCGGCATGCTGCTGGAGCAGACCGCCGGCAAGGGCATCAACATCTATACCCACGGCGAGATGTTGCCTTGCCACGGCTATCCGGAACTCAAAAAGCACCCGCATTTCCACGGTCACTACGGCACCGCCTGGCAGAACCAGCAGAAGGAATTCGCCGAGTTCCCCGGCGCGATCCTCATGACCACCAACTGCATCCAGAATCCGGTCGAGTCCTACAAGGGCAACATCTTCACTACCGGCCTGGTCGGCTGGCCCGGCGTGACCCACGTGAGCAAGGATTTCTCCAAGGTTATCGAGAAGGCCCTGGTCATGCCCGGCTTCGCCAAGGATGAGGACAAGGGCTCCGTGCTGACCGGGTTTGCCCGCAATGCGGTCATGAACGTAGCCGGAACGGTCATCGACGCGGTCAAGAGCGGCGCCATCCGTCACTTCTTCCTGGTTGCCGGCTGCGACGGCGCCAAGCCCGGCCGCAACTATTACACCGAGTTCGTGGAGAAGGTTCCGCAGGATTGCGTGGTCCTGACCCTGGCCTGCGGCAAGTTCCGCTTCTTTGACAAGAAGCTGGGCGACATCGGCGGCATTCCGCGACTCCTGGACATCGGCCAGTGCAACGATGCCTACTCGGCCATCCAGATCGCGGTGGCTCTGGCCGGTGCCTTCAATTGCGGCGTGAACGACCTGCCTCTGTCCATGGTCCTGTCCTGGTACGAGCAGAAGGCCGTGGCCATCCTGCTGACGCTCCTGCATCTGGGCATCAAGGGCATCCGCCTCGGACCCAGCCTGCCCGCCTTCATCACCCCGAACGTGCTGCAGGTCCTGGTCGACACCTTCGACATCAAGCCCATCACCACCCCCGATGCGGACTTGAAGGCCATCCTCGGCTGA